One genomic region from Phragmites australis chromosome 1, lpPhrAust1.1, whole genome shotgun sequence encodes:
- the LOC133920179 gene encoding protein SPOROCYTELESS has protein sequence MVQEQSSSHHQQLPKYGSGTGAATGVARASKKNKPKKIPQRGLGVAQLEKLRIEEQKKMEGAAVSGTAHAAHSHALSGGGLGHLLPLRPPPPPVPLSALPIPAADGGVHCGFLPVLWDPADPMKHPHKRSLCQQHPLPVVSTGLSLTASSSHPKEPPSNQMYSSSGSRSSAATPAPAPAEEDREAASVDRTWPFMFEGMTTAAFRTTGKGTPAEPIAARAMREAGFADVCPDQSRFEFRATNYFSTKANYSDWASDFAHYKNSKESGCAGEPALLALSAQRAPLIKQPHVIPSLHLPEYNDFSLMRSQQGSISASSSRPFYSFLPAGPVRCEGPLSECKADVSDGVDLELKLWKS, from the exons ATGGTGCAAGAACAGAGCAGCAGCCATCACCAGCAGCTGCCTAAGTACGGCAGCGGCACCGGCGCGGCCACCGGCGTGGCTCGAGCgtcgaagaagaacaagcccaAGAAGATCCCGCAGAGAGGCCTCGGCGTGGCGCAACTGGAGAAGCTCCGGATCGAGGAGCAGAAGAAGATGGAGGGAGCCGCCGTGTCGGGGACCGCGCATGCGGCGCACTCGCACGCCctcagcggcggcggccttggccacctcctcccgctgcgccctccgccaccgccggtCCCGCTGAGCGCACTGCCGATTCCGGCCGCAGACGGCGGCGTGCACTGCGGCTTCCTGCCGGTGCTCTGGGACCCGGCGGACCCCATGAAACACCCGCACAAGAGAAGCCTGTGTCAGCAGCATCCACTTCCAGTG GTGAGCACGGGCTTGTCTCTGACGGCATCGTCGAGCCACCCAAAGGAGCCCCCTTCAAACCAAATGTACAGCAGCAGCGGTAGCAGGAGTAGCGCGGCAACGCCGGCGCCGGCTCCGGCCGAGGAGGACAGG GAGGCGGCCAGCGTGGATAGGACTTGGCCCTTCATGTTTGAGGGCATGACGACGGCCGCCTTCCGGACGACGGGCAAAGGCACTCCGGCGGAGCCTATCGCCGCCAGAGCGATGAGAGAGGCCGGGTTTGCTGATGTTTGTCCTGACCAGAGTAGGTTTGAGTTCAGAGCAACGAATTATTTCAG CACGAAAGCAAATTATTCAGACTGGGCATCAGACTTTGCTCACTACAAGAACAGTAAGGAGAGTGGCTGTGCCGGAGAACCTGCCCTCCTCGCCTTGAGCGCACAGCGTGCACCCCTCATCAAGCAACCTCACGTGATCCCATCACTTCACCTTCCGGAGTACAACGACTTCAGCCTCATGCGGTCTCAG CAGGGGAGCATTTCAGCGTCTTCGTCGCGGCCATTCTACAGCTTCCTGCCGGCCGGTCCAGTTCGCTGCGAGGGACCCCTGAGCGAGTGCAAGGCCGACGTGTCTGACGGCGTCGATCTGGAACTGAAGCTGTGGAAGAGCTGA
- the LOC133930317 gene encoding uncharacterized protein LOC133930317: protein MATQSTSALAPLSISGAVRLAGASRAPLPVLDFDAGNLSKWNIFLHALLGRHGLLHHVDGSVAAAPNDPVWVQDDCTILSAMYGSISSDTLDIILTTGMTARALWVATEDLFCDNKESHSIVLLQEFHGLQQGDLSITAYCKEQKRLANTLRDAGSAVDDRLLILNILRDLNPWLS from the coding sequence ATGGCGACTCAGTCCACCAGTGCTCTTGCACCTCTGTCCATCTCAGGCGCTGTTAGGCTCGCCGGAGCAAGTCGTGCGCCGCTCCCGGTCCTCGACTTCGACGCCGGCAACTTATCGAAGTGGAACATCTTCCTTCATGCCCTCCTTGGTCGTCACGGACTGCTCCACCATGTTGATGGCTCCGTCGCTGCTGCTCCCAACGACCCCGTCTGGGTCCAAGACGATTGCACCATCCTCTCCGCCATGTACGGCTCCATCAGCTCCGACACCCTCGACATCATCCTCACCACTGGCATGACTGCTCGTGCCCTTTGGGTGGCTACCGAAGACCTCTTCTGCGACAACAAGGAGAGCCACTCCATTGTTCTCCTTCAAGAATTCCACGGTCTTCAACAGGGAGACCTCTCCATCACTGCCTACTGTAAGGAACAGAAGAGACTCGCCAATACCCTCCGCGATGCGGGTTCCGCCGTCGATGaccgcctcctcatcctcaacatcTTACGCGATCTCAACCCGTGGCTGTCTTAG